ACCGCTGCCACAGCAGACGCCGCTGCGACCTGCCCGAGCATCTGCTCGATAGACGGATCCGATACACTCTGCACGAACAAGGAGGAGACATACACCGCGAACGTCCCGCTGGTCAAGGGCGAGAGGTACGAGTACGAGTGGAAGCTGAACGGAGAGACGATAGGCACAGAGGACGAGGTGACGATATCCGGAGCTGGATACAAAGATGGCGATGTTCTGAAGCTGGAGCTGCGTGTGACAGCGTACAGGAAGAACCCGCACATTGCTGAGGAGGTCCCGCTGATCCAGTACTGCACAAAGGAGATAAAGGTCATACCCGAGCCGGCCGCAGAGATAAAGATCGAGTAGGTGCAGCGTATGGCTGCACAATACTTTTCTTTGAGTCGCATGTATTCGGGCTGCTGATCGCTTTCTTTGGACGATGTGAATCCGCTCTTATCGGTTGTGCGCTAGCACCGTTAAAACCCTCAGAGCTGCAGCTATCATTTTGTGAGCCCATGGCGCTTGCGTGAGATATCCTCGCTCAGCATCGCCCCTTGCTGCTCTCCATCCTCGATCTTATAAGACGCCTGAGCGGCTCGATCTCGCCGCGCTTCGCGGATACCGGGGCGATGCGATCCTCCCATCGAGTCCATGGCGGCTCCATCCCGAGGCGCTCCGCGATCCAGTCCAGGACCTGCTCTCTGTTAGCAATCCTATCCATCTTGTTCGCAGCCAGTATCGGGTTGAGCTCCAGCTCACAGAGAAACTCCCACATCTCGATCTCCACAGGTACCTCACCCCTGCTCTCCCACCTGTCTGCGATCTCCAGGAATGAAGCTGCATCTGTGACCTGGATTGCTGTTACTATCCTGTCCGCATGATCCTCGAGGTACCTCACTATGAGATCCTTTACACGCTCCTGCTCCCGCCAGCTCCGGTACTTCATGAACCCGTAGCCGGGCATATCGACGTACGTCAGGCTGCCGGCTCTGACAGAATACGGCCGCACTGTCACCCCTGGTCTCCTTCCGATCGGGACCTTCTCACCGGTAAGAGCTCTGAAGAGCGTCGACTTGCCAACATTCGACCTGCCGACCAGAACTATCTCGCACATGACAAGAAAAGAATTAAGTTAAAAATAAAAATTAAAGCAGCGGACCCGCCGGGATTCGAACCCGGGTTTGAGGCTATCCCCGGGGACCTCCGGAGGCCTCTGTTCTATCCAGACTATACTACGAGTCCAGCTAACTTTCGAGCACTATCTCGATGTTCACGTTCTTGGGAACCTGGATCCGCATGAGCTGCCTCAGGGCCCTCTCATCCGCATCCAGATCTATCAGCCGCTTGTGAACCCTCATCTCCCAGTGATCCCAGGTCGCAGAGCCCTCTCCATCAGGGCTCTTGCGGCACGGAACCACCAGCCTCTTGGTCGGGAGCGGAATCGGGCCCGCCATGTGCACTCCAGTCCTCTGGGCGATCCCGCGAACCTGGTTGCATATCTCATCAAGCGTCGCGGGGTTCGTCCCTGAGAGCCGTATCCTCGCCTTTTGCATGCTAAGACACCGGTTTTATCTTGGAGTCACGTTCTGGCACATGCCCGCGGCGATCGTCATGCCCATATCCCTGATCGCGAACCTGCCGAGCTGCGGGATCTCCTTCACCTTCTCGATCACCATCGGCTTTGTCGGCCTGACAGCGATGATGGCAGCATCACCTGTCTTAATGAACGCCGGGTTCTGCTCCTTGACAGAGCCGGTCCTGGGATCGAGCTTGGCCTTGATCTCCGTTATCGTGCACGCCACCTGCGCGGTGTGGCAGTGGAAGACAGGCGTGTAGCCGGCGGAGATCGCGCTCGGATGCTGCAGCACCACGATCTGGGCTGTGAACTCCTTCGCCACTGTCGGCGGATTGTCGACGTGGCCGCAGACATCTCCCCTCTTGATGTCGTTCTTGCTGATGCCCCTGACGTTCCACCCGATGTTGTCTCCGGGGTATGCCTCGGGGATCTCCTGGTGGTGCATCTCTATGGACTTGACCTCGCCTGTGACGTGTGCGGGCTCGAATATGACCTTGTCGCCCTTCTTGAGCACGCCGGTCTCAACGCGCCCGACGGGCACGGTGCCGACGCCTGAGATCGTGTACACATCCTGCACGGGTATGCGGAGCGGGAGGTTCACCGGCTTCTGCGGCTCCTTCAGCGCGTTCAGCGCATCCAGTACGGTCGGACCTGTGTACCACTTGGTCTTATCGCTGTGCTTAACCACGTTATCTCCGTTGTAAGCAGACACCGGGATGAACGGGATCTCATCGACCTTGTACCCGACCATCCTCAGGAGCTTGCCGACCTCCTCCTTGACCTCCTTGAACCTCTTCTCATCGTATGGCGGCTCTGTCGCGTCCATCTTGTTTATGGCCACGATCAGCTGGTTCACTCCAAGAGTCCTTGCGAGGAAGACGTGCTCCTTCGTCTGGGCCATCACACCATCGGGCGCAGCAACAACCAGCACCGCTGCGTCTGCCTGGCTGGCGCCTGTGATCATGTTCTTCACGAAATCCCTGTGACCGGGGCAGTCGACCACCGTGAAGTAGTACTTGTCAGTATCGAAGCGCTGGTGAGCGATATCGATCGTCACGCCCCTCTCGCGCTCCTCCTTCAGGCTGTCCATGACCCAGGCGAACTCGAATGTCGCCTTGCCCTTCGCAGCAGCTTCCTTCCTGTACTCCTCGATGGTGTGCTCATCGATGGCCCCCATCTCGTACATCATCCTTCCGACAAGCGTTGACTTGCCATGGTCAACGTGTCCGATGAATGCCAGATTAAGGTGAGGCTTTGTATCTGCCATTTTATTCATCTCCTTTCAAGTGGTTTCATCCGTATTTTCTTTCTGCCTTTAAATCTTTTCCAGCGATTCACGCCTTGAGATAGTCGCTCGGTGTCGGCATCTCAGGCTTCAATCCCTTTCTGGTCCTGATCTGCCGGACTGTATCCAGCAGCAGGTTTGCCGGAATCGGCTCGAATCCTGCGAACTCTGTGGACCAGAGCGCCCTGCCCTCGGTGGCGGACCGGATCGCGCCTGCGAATCCGAACATCTCTGCGACTGGCATCTTGGCCTTGATCGTGATCATGTCACCCTGAGTCTCCATGCTCAGGATCACACCGCGGCGACCCTGGATCTCGGACATGGCTCCGCCCATCTGGTCCTGGGGCACCTGTATAAAGACGTTCTGCATCGGCTCCAGCAGCGTCGGGTTCGCCATGAGTATTCCGGCCTGGACCGCCTGCCTGACCGCGGGTATCACCTGAGCGGGTCCTCTGTGGACAGCGTCCTCATGGAGCTTGACATCCACGAGCTTCGCCTTTATGCCCTGCACAGGCTCCCTGCATATCGGACCTGCAGTTATCGCCTCCTCGAAGCCCTCGAGTATGAGCTCCATGGTCTCCTTGAGGTACTGGACGCCCTTTGTCATGTTCAGGAACATATTGGTTCCGATGAAGTTCACCATGTTCCTGGCCTCTTCCTTGTCCATGCCCGCCTCGATCAGGATCCTCCTGCGCTCGACCTCCTCCATCTTCATGTTGATCTTTCCTTCCTTGAGGACCTCGATCACGCCCGGCTCCAGCGGCTCTATCTCTATGTAGAACCTGTTGTGGTGGTTCGGGGACTTGCCCTCTACAGGTCCTGCCTTGCCGGTCACAGACTCCCTGTAGACCACGATCGGAGGAGATGTCTTTATCTCGACGCCCTTGTCCCTCTGGATCCTGGTCGCCACGATCTCCAGGTGGAGCTCGCCCATTCCGGCCATGAGATGCTCGCCTGTCTCCTCATTGATCGTTATCTGCAGCGTCGGATCCTCTTTTGCTGTCTGACGCAGTACCTCTATGAGCTTGGGGAGATCGCGCATGTTCTTCGCCTCGACCGCGACCGTCATGACAGGCTCTGAGACGTGCTTTATGACCTCAAACGGCGTCATGTTCGGATCGCTCGAGACGGTCGAGCCCACGATCGCATCTCTCAGACCGGTGACTGCTGCGATATTCCCTGCGGGAATCCTCTCGACCTCTATGCGCTCAGCGCCCATCATGATGCCTGTCTGCTGGATCCTGTTGGTGTGAGGCACCCCTGAGATGTGAAGCTCCATGCCGCGAACAAGCGTGCCTGAGAAGAGCCGTCCGGTTGCGACCTCTCCAGCATGCGGATCCACCTTGATCTTCGTGACCATGAAGGCCACAGGCCCGTTCGGATCGCACGCTGCCATGGCCTTTCCCACAGGGCTGTTCCAGTCGCCCTTCCATATGACCTTTATCCTGTTCTTCTGGGCCTCGAGCGGGCTCGGCAGGAAGCGGATTATCATGTCGTTGACCGCAACGTAGAGCGGACACTTCTGCGCCAGCTCCTTCATGCGATCCGAGCGGCAGTACTCGTAGACCTGATCGAAGCCTATGCCGGTCTTCTTCATCTGCGGAACGCTTATGGCCCAGTTGTAGAGGGCTGAGCCGAACGCCACGCTGCCGTTTGCAGCGTCCAGCCTCCAGCCTGCCTTGTAGTGCTCCTCGTCCATGCTCCTGATGAGCTTGTTTATGCTATCGATGACCTTTCCGAGACGAACTGCCATCTCCTTCTTCTCGACCTTGAGCTCGTTGATCATCCTGTCGACCTTGTTCACGAAAAGAACAGGTCGAACACCCTCGCGAAGCGCCTGCCTCAGAACAGTCTCGGTCTGCGGCATCGCGCCCTCAACAGCATCCACAACAACGACAGCGCCATCAACAGCACGCATCGCTCGTGTGACGTCGCCGCCGAAATCCACGTGCCCCGGAGTATCGATCATGTTGATCAGATACTCCTTTCCCTCATACTCATGGACCATGGAGACGTTTGCAGCATCTATCGTTATGCCCCTCGCCTGCTCGAGAGGGTCGAAGTCCATGAAGAGCTGCTTCCCGGCGAGCTCCATGGAGATCATCCCCGCGCCTGCCAGGAGGTTGTCTGATAGAGTCGTCTTGCCATGATCTATATGCGCGACTATCCCGATATTTCTGATCATCTCGGGCTTGTCCATCAGAGCTATCACTCGCTCTGCAATCTTCTTTCTCTTGCCCATAACACGCACCACTGAACTTGTGTAAGCATTAACTCGGACCCAAAAACTTCTGATTCCACCTATATAAGCCTTAGTTAGGTTTGAACGGACCTGTCCGGATAAGATAAGAACTGAGTATAAAATTAGTTCGCTGAAATTTAGAGAGGTGATGCCTGATGACATATTGCTCTCTGATTTCTGCGTTATCCAGCTTACCGGTAGTCTACCTTCATTGAGTTGATCTTGATGGGCCGGCTCCCTCAGATGTGTTTATTCTGAACAACGTCGGCATGGAAATCGACATCATTGGACCTGCAAATAATTGTCCGGCGCCCTAAAGCGTGGTTGAAGGCTGCGAATTGCCTGAAGCTATTGCTTTGCACTTATCCACACGTCGTAGGTAGACTACCCGAGCCGGCCGCATAGACAAGATCGAGTAGGCGCAGCATACGCTGCACAGTACTTTTTTGAGACTTGTGTATTGGGCTGCTGATCGCTTTCTTGGAGACTCTGAGTACTCTTTTATCGGGTGTGCTAGCCATCGTTAAAAACCTCAGCGATCAACCCCTAAAGTGGCTAGATACCACGACCCGGCAGCTTATCTGCCAGTGACCTTCTCTCCGGCCTGAAGACCGGGTTTGCGCCTGTTATTCTCTAGCAAATTTTGGCAGATGCAAGCGAGAAGCT
This genomic stretch from Methanothrix sp. harbors:
- a CDS encoding elongation factor EF-2 yields the protein MGKRKKIAERVIALMDKPEMIRNIGIVAHIDHGKTTLSDNLLAGAGMISMELAGKQLFMDFDPLEQARGITIDAANVSMVHEYEGKEYLINMIDTPGHVDFGGDVTRAMRAVDGAVVVVDAVEGAMPQTETVLRQALREGVRPVLFVNKVDRMINELKVEKKEMAVRLGKVIDSINKLIRSMDEEHYKAGWRLDAANGSVAFGSALYNWAISVPQMKKTGIGFDQVYEYCRSDRMKELAQKCPLYVAVNDMIIRFLPSPLEAQKNRIKVIWKGDWNSPVGKAMAACDPNGPVAFMVTKIKVDPHAGEVATGRLFSGTLVRGMELHISGVPHTNRIQQTGIMMGAERIEVERIPAGNIAAVTGLRDAIVGSTVSSDPNMTPFEVIKHVSEPVMTVAVEAKNMRDLPKLIEVLRQTAKEDPTLQITINEETGEHLMAGMGELHLEIVATRIQRDKGVEIKTSPPIVVYRESVTGKAGPVEGKSPNHHNRFYIEIEPLEPGVIEVLKEGKINMKMEEVERRRILIEAGMDKEEARNMVNFIGTNMFLNMTKGVQYLKETMELILEGFEEAITAGPICREPVQGIKAKLVDVKLHEDAVHRGPAQVIPAVRQAVQAGILMANPTLLEPMQNVFIQVPQDQMGGAMSEIQGRRGVILSMETQGDMITIKAKMPVAEMFGFAGAIRSATEGRALWSTEFAGFEPIPANLLLDTVRQIRTRKGLKPEMPTPSDYLKA
- the tuf gene encoding translation elongation factor EF-1 subunit alpha; protein product: MADTKPHLNLAFIGHVDHGKSTLVGRMMYEMGAIDEHTIEEYRKEAAAKGKATFEFAWVMDSLKEERERGVTIDIAHQRFDTDKYYFTVVDCPGHRDFVKNMITGASQADAAVLVVAAPDGVMAQTKEHVFLARTLGVNQLIVAINKMDATEPPYDEKRFKEVKEEVGKLLRMVGYKVDEIPFIPVSAYNGDNVVKHSDKTKWYTGPTVLDALNALKEPQKPVNLPLRIPVQDVYTISGVGTVPVGRVETGVLKKGDKVIFEPAHVTGEVKSIEMHHQEIPEAYPGDNIGWNVRGISKNDIKRGDVCGHVDNPPTVAKEFTAQIVVLQHPSAISAGYTPVFHCHTAQVACTITEIKAKLDPRTGSVKEQNPAFIKTGDAAIIAVRPTKPMVIEKVKEIPQLGRFAIRDMGMTIAAGMCQNVTPR
- the engB gene encoding GTP-binding protein EngB, with protein sequence MCEIVLVGRSNVGKSTLFRALTGEKVPIGRRPGVTVRPYSVRAGSLTYVDMPGYGFMKYRSWREQERVKDLIVRYLEDHADRIVTAIQVTDAASFLEIADRWESRGEVPVEIEMWEFLCELELNPILAANKMDRIANREQVLDWIAERLGMEPPWTRWEDRIAPVSAKRGEIEPLRRLIRSRMESSKGRC
- the rpsJ gene encoding 30S ribosomal protein S10 produces the protein MQKARIRLSGTNPATLDEICNQVRGIAQRTGVHMAGPIPLPTKRLVVPCRKSPDGEGSATWDHWEMRVHKRLIDLDADERALRQLMRIQVPKNVNIEIVLES